Part of the Salmo salar chromosome ssa10, Ssal_v3.1, whole genome shotgun sequence genome is shown below.
AACTTAATAAAACTCTCTTCATTTGAAATAAAGGTTATGGCAATGTGCTTTGGTATTCATAGGCTGTCTCCGTGACCCATTGTACTTCTTATATTATTCATGAGCCTCAGTATGTAACATCATTAGTGGAGAGATACTGCACACGTCTAGACTGTAGTTTACCATCCACTCGTTCCTTTTGCACTTTCAATCACGATATTACCAATTTATATTTCTTAGATGGTTTGAAAATAGTTTGCTCATCATGAATCTGAATGTTTTGCTAAGCATTGCTATAAGGCAATGTCAGTATAAGTAGAAAGAGTGCTAAAAGTCAAGTGGAACGTAACAGAATTATAGCAAACACATTTTCCTATGGATATGCATTGGTCCCTGGTCCATCAATGATTCATTGCTAAATTGCTGTAAGTGCCTGGGAGAGGAGTTAACAAGCAGACACTGCAGCCCTTGATGGCTAGGTGGTGTCAAAGAATTTTATTTGTTAGGGGTTGACAAAATAAATAATCCTCATTTCTCAGGCTGAATGTTTGGTAGGGTTTGACAGATGTAAGCACCAGAGTTTGTCTTTCAGTGCAGAAGACGAGTAGCCTGGTGAATTCAGAATTAACGCTACATGAGAAAGAAAGCCACATTCCTGTCTGCATGTTGAGAATGTCAATGAAAGGCAGGGGTCCCCAAATACATTCAGCCACAGGCCGATCTTTCCTTGAGTGGATCGTTGGGGTGCCAGAACATAGGTATAaatcatttgtacactgcaaattgaccgcaataaTCCAAAAACAGATATAGTAATTGACAAAAACAGAATATTTTCAAACCTTAATTATATTGTGATACGATCGCACATGCCACTTTGTTcatgcatgggaatacttggtATATTTTTGCTCTGAAAACTTGTGGGGGGGGCAAATAATATCGGGCCGCCTATTGGTGAACCCTTATTCTAAGGTACTTAACAGCACAATTAGAGCCACTTCCTCACTGGAGCCCTAAGCTGTAGGATCTGAATTTGATCAcactgttgcaggataactttcctgcaatgcaggacattttaaaCTTGTAGTGCATTTGAGGttaaaaaaggcttctgaagtttgtaatttccactttgaatttTCAGACTTAATTTTCCCTTACGTAAAATGTATTAACCCAtacaaaatgtccattaattataatccagataataattcacatttcctgttgctgcaggattattttcctgctgtagagaactggctcaaattaagatcatgcATATGTATACCCCATCCGCATCCATATGCTCTGATTTCAAACACGACCCAATTCATCAAAAGAGGATGTTCTAGTTGACAAGTTTATTTCTTAGTTCTACATAATGCACTTGCAATTTTACTAAAATCATATTTCAATATTTAACAGTTTATATAGCTAATGAGATGAGGCAGCACAATTACAGAGAAtggtgaatcacatttttaataATGTAGCTTTTGCAATATAACCTTTACAGTACATGATTTCACAGACTTGTTCACATTCCATTAAAGGTTTTGactatttcatactttttttaatatatttcctTCAAACTGAATTATTAATATAGATATATGAATGGGTAGGAAGATGATATCCCATAATAAATTCCCTTTGCGTGGCTCAAAGCAAGCAGCGGCACAGCAGCTCACGTTTAACAGACAGAGAAAGCAAAGACTGAAAGCAAGGTCGTCTTTTTGTTGCAATGTAATGCAACTTTTCCATTCCTTCAAATCTAAATTGTTTTCTTACATTCTAGTGGACACACTAAGAGACCCTGACCTTGCGTACAACTACAGTTAACATTTGTGAGAAATGTTTTCCTTTCATGATCAGCTAATGTGGTGTAAGGCAGTGATGTACAACTTGCTCTCTGTATGTTCCTCTGATAAACTATTCAGCTCTATCACATATACAATATGTTCCCACCGCACTCCTTTATTTTTCTATATcagaaaatatactgctcaaaaaaataaagggaacacttaaacaacacatcctagatctgaatgaaagaaataatcttattaaatacttttttctttacatagttgaatgtgctgacaacaaaatcacacaaaaataatcaatggaaatccaatttatcaacccatggaggtctggatttggagtcacactcaaaattaaagtggaaaaccacactacaggctgatccaactttgatgtaatgtccttaaaacaagtcaaaatgaggctcagcagtgtgtgtggcctccacgtgcctgtatgacctccatacaacgcctgggcatgctcctgatgaggtggcggatggtctcctgagggatctcctcccagacctggactaaagcatccgccaactcctggacagtctgtggtgcaacgtggcgttggttgatggagcgagacatgatgtcccagatgtgctcaattggattcaggtctggggaacgggcgggccagtccatagcatcaatgccttcctcttgcaggaactgctgacacaagccacatgaggtctagcattgtcttgcattaggaggaacccagggccaaccgcaccagcatatggtctcacaaggggtctgaggatctcatctcggtacctaacagcagtcaggctacctctggcgagcacatggtgggctgtgcggccccccaaagaaatgccaccccacaccatgactgacccaccgccaaaccggtcatgctggaggatgttgcaggcagcagaacgttctccacggcgtctccagactctgtcacgtctgtcacatgtgctcagtgtgaacctgctttcatctgtgaagagcacagggcgccagtggcgaatttgccaatcttggtgttctctggcaaatgccaaacgtcctgcacggtgttgggctgtaagcacaaaccccacctgtggacgtcgggccctcataccaccctcatggagtctgtttctgaccgtttgagcagacacatgcacatttgtggcctgctggaggtcattttgcagggctctggcagtgcttctcctgctcctccttgcacaaaggcagaggtagcggtcctgctgctgggttgttgccctcctacggcctcctccacgtctccatatgtactggtctgtctcctggtagcgcctccatgctctggacactacgctgacagacacagcaaaccttcttgccacagctcgcattgatgtgccatcctggatgagctgcactacctgagccacttgtgtgggttgtagactccgtctcatgctaccactagagtgaaagcaccgccagcattcaaaactgaccaaaacatcagcctggaagcataggaactgagaagtggtctatggtccccacctgcagaaccactcctttattggaggtgtcttgctaattgcctataatttccacctgatgtctattccatttgcacaacagcatgtgaaatgtattgtcaatcagtgttgcttcctaagtggacagtttgatgtcacagaagtgtgattgacttggagttacattgtgttatttaagtgttccctttatttttttgagcagtgtatatatattatttggAGTAAAAAATACTCTACTAATCGGTTGCTTGCACACACAACAAAGCTTCCTGGAGAGAGACATTTGCCAACATGGCTGTGGTAATAACAATAACACCAATCAAAATGATATAAAATGAACCATATCAATAGATTATAATTGAGTTCATGTTTAGTTTGATGAATTAAAGGATCTATACACCTACCAAGAACAGTTATAGCATAGGAGGGCATGACCAAATGCAATAACAAGGTACTAAACTGCATGACAATAACACCCTGCACAGACGATAGTGTGTGGTATCTGAATAAACTCTTGCGTCCTACGGGACAGTCTCCCATCTATTCATCATCTCGTGAATAGAATAAGCAGCAGAAAGTCTGTTCTATTGAGTGCAAATTCCCCAATTCAAATGAGTGAAAACAAATGGATAATTGATGGAGATCATAGGTGGAATGGCGACTTGTGTCTGTTATCTGGCAGGTACAAAGCAGAAGGTGAAGCATTATGGTTTGAACTCATTGAGACCGCTGACATGAGTGCTACGTGTTACATATTCATGACAAATTACGGGAAGGCAGCACAAGTTCTTAAGAGGCAGAGAAGCACCGGAGGAGACAGATGAAAAACACATCTGGCAAAGAGAATCTGAGTAGGGGGAAAGAAAATAGGGCACATCCCAATGGGCATTCCTTGTGATGGTGCTGTTCCgtcaatcacaacaaacaaatTTCATGAAATGCCTATAACATCCATCTGGACCAGCACCATGTCAGGGGGAGCCTCTGCCACCTTGGCCTTGTGGGGCAGCAGGTTGGCCAGGCTCCTTGGGGAGGGTGTGGCGCGCAGCAGCAGCTCTTTGAGGCCTGCGCGGTACTCACGGCGAATTATGCAGTACAACACGGGGTTGAGGCAGCTGTTGGTGTGAGCCAGACATACAGTCAGAGGGAAGGTGTAGTTCTGGACGTTGTAATATGCGTTGCTGAAGTGCACCAGGTCAAACTTAATCAGCGCGCCCCACAGCGTCAGCGCCTGGTTGGgcagccagcacagaaaaaaggACAGCACCACGATGGCCACCGACTTGGTGACTTTGGAGCGGTGCTTGTGGCGGCCTTCCGAGCCCTCCGAGCAGGTCGCTCCGCTGATGCGTTGGCTCAGCACGaagcgcagcagcagcaggtaACACACAGTGATGACCACCAAGGGGATGACAAAGCCCAGCAGTACCTTCTGTAGCTGGTACAGCCCCAGGAGCAGCTGAGGGTCCCAGCTGCCCGACTCAGAGAATCGCACCAAACACAGCTCCTCGTCATACAGCTGGGCACTGGTGGAATATATGGCATGGGGCAGGGTGGCCAGCAGCGACACTACCCAGATGCCCAGGCTGATCCACTTGGCACCAGCCGCCGCTGCCCGCCTGCTGTGCATCTTGAGGGCCGTGGTCACCGCGTAGTACCGTGCCACACTCATGGCAGTCAGGAAGAAGACGCTGGCGTACATGTTCATGACGGTCACGGAGCTGATGATCTTACACATTACTTTGCCGAAGGGCCAGCGGAAGTCCAGAGCCGTGTCAATAGCCCAAAAAGGGAGCGTGAGAACAAACTGTAGGTCTGTGAGAGCCAAGCCCATTACAAAGCAGTTGATGGAAGACTGCTTCTGACTGTGGCGTGAGTGAAGCAGGTAGAGTGCCAGAGAGTTCCCCACTAGCCCCAGTGCACACACGACGGAGTACACCAGAGCTATCATCACACGCACTGTGATGCTGGAGCCATCGCCCTGTAGTTCCAGGATAGATTCCTTGCTTAAGAAGTACAGCCAGCACCGCAGCGACAGGTTACCAGTAGAGCCACCGTAACCCAGTCCTGCATTATCCTCCAGCACCTGCTCACAAACCTCTGGTGCCAGGGTCTGTGCACTGTCATTCTGTTGCATGGCTGAGTCATTCATTCGCAAATCCCTCTGCATGGCATGTTGGAGACGTGTTATGCTCAGGAATAGAAACCAGTAGGAGGAGATGAGATATTCATGATGAGGGAAAAAGTTGCCTAAATGTCATTTTGAACATACCCGTCCTAGCTGAGTTTTAGCTAAATCCAAATCTTTCCTCCTCTGTATAggtgtctctcctcctctgccaCGCGTATCACCTCTCATTCACTTCACTCAGCTCAGTGGGTGCATCTCACATTCTTTTATAGATTCCGCGGGCGCGCGCAAGGCTCAGGCTCAGGCTTGTAATCATCACCACAGCTTCTAGCCTGTCTCCTTAAACAGCCCAGATAATGACATGGTCGTCCTGCAATGTCTGTACACATATCCTATTTGTCATAAATAAAGCTCAATACTTACTGACATTTCATTTAAATCCTGTTTGCTGTGTGTCTTCAATttctttggtgtgtgtgtaaaggtGTTATGGAATTAATTTtggattaaacaaaacaaacaacacattAATTCACCTGAATGGTCGGTTATGTCCACCACTCTTAAAACACTTCAAATGGGCAGTTTGTTCTATTCGAACATCACAGTTGTTCATCTTGCCCTCGATTATGACTCACCCTCAGAATAAACAAAGAGACAGCAGCCTTGAATCAAGAGGTGTTTTCACTTTTACTACTGGTTTCTGATTACTCTGACTGGGAAACATGTTGGAACAGAGAGTATGGGGACAGAAAAGAGGCAACGTGCTCACTATGGTCATGTTACTGCTCGGGATCAAATTGGACAATTGGAAAATAACAGATATAATCTATCATCTCTTTATGGATGTTTTCAAAAAGGTTGTTTCAACAAAGTTTGTCAAATTGTTGTGACATGGAATCTACACGGAAAATATATTAGATTTGAAAAAAGTCTTTAACATTTTTGGTTTTGATGGTGAATTGATGTGGAAATGTCAAaaacaggattatgtcatcatggtaaccaattttcaacatagacaaaccttgtataaaatgtgttgaatttgtacctttaaaacaacgTCAGATCTTTAACTTATAGCCACTATCAGAAAAAATGTATAGGCTGGGTAGCACCTACTGGAGAATTGATCTATCTACAGTTACCCTTTAGTCtctcatccagggttttaaccaagccctgcTTAGCCTTGATATTTGCCAATGActaccatttgaaagaaaacactttgaagtttgtggaaatctgAAATGAATgtaagagaatataacacattagatctggtaaaagataatacaaacaaaaaacatgcgttttctaattttaattttttcataatctttgaaatgcaagagaaatgtAATATAATCAAATATGAGTTTAGGCACAATTTAGATGATGGCCACCAGATGGGAGCAGTGtgtaaaaaatctgtcattcagcAGGGCTTCAAACTATAGAACCCAGTTccaacatttgaatataaaaatggattttatcaagCAAAACAATGCTGCATTTTAtgtctgggaccctcaggatgacaaatcagagcaagattactgaatgtaagtacatttttTACTTTCAGAGGTGAatatatcaaaccagttgccctgataaaagtgttttgttcttgtgcactctcctcaaacaatagcatggtatttttttcactgtaatagctactgtaaattggacagtgcaattagattaacaagaatttaagctttctgcccatataagacatgtctatgtcctggaaagttagCTGCtacttacaacgtcattctagtcacattagcgcacgaTAGCAACAACCGTCCTGGTTTAGGGATACCGAGCCCGTAGAGGTTAAAAACAAAGTATGGTcacattttattttctctgttaaacctaccctttggaatgacttcgatGGCGATAGTGAATCTATTTAATCACTCATATATCATCGATGATGTtatttaggcctacagtatacgctgagtataccaaacattaggcaCACCCCTCAGAAGatcctcaattcatcagggcatggactctacaaggtgtcgaaagcattcctcagggatgctggcccatgttgattccaatgcttcccacagttgtgtgaagttggtcGGATGTCCTCGGGTGGTgtaccattcttgataaacacggGAAGTTGTTGAGCGTGAAAAGCCCAGCCGTGTTGTCGCTTTTGACACAAACAGGtgggcctggcacctactaccctgTTCCAAGGCACTTCAATCTTCTGTCTgaaccattcaccctctgaacagCACAAATGCACAATCCATAtcgcaattgtctcaaggcttaaaaattattctttaacctgtctcctccccttcatctacactaattgaagtgtatttaacaagtgacatcaataagggatcatagttttcacctggattcaccaggtcagtctgtcatagaagagcaggtgttcttaatgttttgtatacccagtgtatagcatttgcaaagtcatcaacagctattgtttcaatccTATAgtggcatagccatggtagccaaaataatggcctgcacaGCATTTTCATACATGATTCTAaggatgatgggatgttaattgcttaattaactcaggaatcacacctacagtgccttcggaaagtattcagaccccttgactttttccatattttgttacgttacagccttattctaaaatgtattaaatagtttttttcccctcatcaatctacacacaataccccataatgacaaagcaaaaacaggtttagaaatttttgcaaaataaaaactgaaataccacatttacattAGAATTCACacaatttactcagtactttgttgaagcacctttggcagtgaatacagcctcgagtcttattgggtatgacactacaagcttggcacacctgtatttggggagtttctcccattcttctctgcagatcctctcaagctctgtcaggttggatggggagcgtcgctacacagatattttcaggtctctccagagatgtttgatctgtttcaagtccgggctctatctgggacactcaaggacactcagagacttgtcccaaatccacgcctgcgttgtcttggctatgtgcttagggttgttgtcctgttggaaggtgaaccttcgccccagtctgaggtcctgagcactctggagcaggttttcataaaggatctctctgtactttgctccgttcatcttccctcgatcctgactagtctcccagtccctgccaatgaaaaacatacccacagcatgatgctgtcaccaccatgcttcactgtagggatggtgccaggtttcctacaaatgtgacacttggcattcaggccaatgagttcaatcttgaatttatcagaccagagaat
Proteins encoded:
- the LOC106614004 gene encoding relaxin-3 receptor 1-like, whose product is MQRDLRMNDSAMQQNDSAQTLAPEVCEQVLEDNAGLGYGGSTGNLSLRCWLYFLSKESILELQGDGSSITVRVMIALVYSVVCALGLVGNSLALYLLHSRHSQKQSSINCFVMGLALTDLQFVLTLPFWAIDTALDFRWPFGKVMCKIISSVTVMNMYASVFFLTAMSVARYYAVTTALKMHSRRAAAAGAKWISLGIWVVSLLATLPHAIYSTSAQLYDEELCLVRFSESGSWDPQLLLGLYQLQKVLLGFVIPLVVITVCYLLLLRFVLSQRISGATCSEGSEGRHKHRSKVTKSVAIVVLSFFLCWLPNQALTLWGALIKFDLVHFSNAYYNVQNYTFPLTVCLAHTNSCLNPVLYCIIRREYRAGLKELLLRATPSPRSLANLLPHKAKVAEAPPDMVLVQMDVIGIS